One Desulfuromonas acetexigens genomic window carries:
- a CDS encoding molybdopterin oxidoreductase family protein: MPKEIKRSVCPYDCPDACGLLVEVEEGRAVKISGDPEHPHTRGFLCPKMNRYQETVHSPRRLTTPLLRVGAKGAGEFIAIGWDEAIERIAGRWRNIIGESGAEAILPYSYGGTMGMIQRNSGHPFFHRLGASRLARTICSPAKEVGWKAVMGTTPAPHPDTVAESDLVILWGIDALATNLHFLHGVRQAKERGAQVWVIDTYRTATAELADRIFLVKPGHDGALALGLMHLLAREGLVDRVFLAASTQGFAELEAQVLPDYPPERVSELSGLSVATLREMARAFGTARAPFIRLGGGLCRYGNGAMTARCIVALPALVGAWGKPGGGCLSGTSTSGAFAMHEVLREDFMATPSRVVNMNRLGEALNELRDPPVRSLYVYHSNPAAVAPDQNQVLQGLAREDLFTVVHERFLTDTARYADIVLPATSSLEYGDLYRAYGSYCIQRVRAAIPPVGQSKSNWEVFALLAEAMDFDEPFFHQSADELIDRLLAQPHPMRDGIDLAALAAGKAVELRLPPGLPVYATASGKIELLNPAQPHPLPVFLPPHGGDLPLCLMTAPSRHALNSTFYERDELRARQGGMSLRMNPTDAATRGLRDGAEVIAYNELGEVRFVLKVDGAVPSGVVVAAGVWWREFAPGERTVNALTSQRLTDQGEGSTFYDNRVEVRPA, from the coding sequence ATGCCCAAGGAAATAAAGCGTTCCGTCTGTCCTTACGATTGTCCCGATGCCTGCGGCCTGCTGGTCGAGGTGGAAGAGGGCCGGGCCGTCAAGATTTCCGGCGACCCGGAGCATCCCCATACGCGCGGCTTTCTCTGCCCGAAAATGAACCGTTACCAGGAGACGGTTCATTCCCCGCGCCGCCTGACCACGCCGTTGCTGCGCGTCGGCGCCAAGGGGGCGGGGGAATTCATTGCGATCGGTTGGGATGAGGCGATCGAGCGCATCGCCGGCCGCTGGCGGAACATCATCGGCGAGTCCGGGGCCGAGGCGATTTTGCCCTATTCCTATGGCGGGACCATGGGCATGATCCAGCGCAACTCGGGCCATCCCTTCTTTCACCGCCTCGGCGCTTCGCGTCTGGCCCGTACCATCTGCTCCCCGGCCAAGGAGGTCGGCTGGAAGGCCGTGATGGGGACGACCCCGGCGCCCCATCCCGATACGGTGGCGGAGAGCGATCTGGTCATCCTCTGGGGGATCGACGCGCTGGCGACCAACCTCCATTTTCTCCACGGCGTCCGTCAGGCGAAAGAACGCGGCGCACAGGTCTGGGTCATCGATACCTACCGCACGGCCACCGCCGAGTTGGCGGATCGGATCTTTCTGGTCAAGCCGGGGCACGACGGCGCCCTCGCCCTGGGACTGATGCATCTGTTGGCGCGGGAGGGACTGGTCGACCGCGTCTTTCTGGCCGCCTCGACCCAGGGCTTCGCCGAGCTTGAAGCACAGGTGCTCCCCGATTATCCGCCGGAACGGGTGAGCGAACTATCCGGACTTTCCGTAGCGACCCTGCGCGAGATGGCGCGCGCTTTCGGGACCGCCCGCGCCCCCTTCATCCGCCTCGGCGGTGGCCTCTGCCGCTACGGCAACGGCGCCATGACGGCGCGCTGCATCGTTGCCCTGCCGGCTCTGGTCGGCGCCTGGGGCAAGCCCGGCGGCGGCTGTCTCAGCGGCACCAGCACCAGCGGCGCCTTCGCCATGCACGAGGTGCTGCGCGAAGATTTCATGGCGACTCCGAGTCGCGTCGTCAACATGAACCGCCTCGGCGAGGCGCTCAATGAACTGCGCGATCCGCCGGTGCGAAGTCTCTACGTCTATCATTCCAACCCGGCGGCGGTGGCGCCCGACCAGAACCAGGTGCTTCAAGGGTTGGCGCGGGAGGACCTCTTTACTGTCGTCCACGAGCGCTTTCTCACTGATACCGCCCGCTACGCCGACATCGTTCTGCCCGCCACCAGTTCCCTGGAATACGGCGATCTTTACCGCGCCTACGGCAGTTACTGCATCCAGCGGGTACGGGCGGCGATCCCGCCGGTGGGGCAGAGCAAATCGAACTGGGAAGTCTTCGCCCTGCTCGCCGAGGCCATGGATTTCGACGAACCCTTTTTCCACCAGAGCGCCGACGAGCTTATCGATCGCCTGCTTGCCCAGCCGCACCCGATGCGGGACGGGATCGATCTCGCCGCCCTCGCCGCCGGGAAGGCGGTGGAACTGCGGCTACCGCCGGGGCTGCCCGTCTATGCCACGGCTTCGGGCAAGATCGAGCTGCTCAACCCGGCTCAGCCCCACCCCTTGCCGGTCTTTCTCCCCCCGCATGGCGGCGATCTGCCTCTCTGTCTGATGACCGCCCCCTCCCGTCATGCCCTCAACTCGACCTTTTACGAGCGCGACGAATTGCGCGCCCGCCAGGGCGGGATGTCGCTGCGGATGAACCCTACCGACGCCGCCACGCGCGGCTTGCGGGACGGTGCGGAGGTCATCGCTTACAACGAGCTGGGGGAGGTGCGTTTCGTCCTGAAAGTCGACGGAGCGGTTCCGTCCGGGGTGGTGGTGGCGGCGGGGGTCTGGTGGCGGGAGTTCGCCCCGGGCGAGCGCACCGTCAACGCCCTCACCTCCCAGCGCCTCACCGACCAGGGGGAGGGGAGTACCTTCTACGACAACCGGGTGGAGGTGCGCCCGGCCTGA
- a CDS encoding cytochrome c3 family protein has product MTIAKSLTMILLGLLALAVPPVLAEGPERIDLPAPRMGTVPFPHELHQERAQSCEVCHHKGVESGPCHGCHELGKGPPQGRDLFHKICKDCHQKEGGPTACNGCHNRTS; this is encoded by the coding sequence ATGACAATCGCGAAATCTTTGACGATGATTTTGCTCGGCCTTTTGGCTCTGGCCGTCCCCCCGGTTCTGGCCGAAGGCCCCGAACGGATCGACCTGCCCGCGCCGCGCATGGGCACCGTCCCCTTCCCCCACGAACTGCATCAGGAGCGGGCGCAAAGCTGCGAAGTCTGCCACCACAAGGGTGTCGAATCCGGCCCGTGCCACGGGTGCCACGAGCTGGGCAAAGGCCCGCCTCAGGGGCGCGACCTCTTCCACAAAATCTGCAAGGACTGCCACCAGAAAGAAGGCGGACCGACCGCCTGCAACGGCTGCCACAACCGCACCTCCTGA
- the groL gene encoding chaperonin GroEL (60 kDa chaperone family; promotes refolding of misfolded polypeptides especially under stressful conditions; forms two stacked rings of heptamers to form a barrel-shaped 14mer; ends can be capped by GroES; misfolded proteins enter the barrel where they are refolded when GroES binds): MAAKEIKFSQDARNSILKGVNLLAEAVKATLGPKGRNVVIDKSFGAPLITKDGVTVAKEIELEDRFENMGAQLVKEVASKTSDVAGDGTTTATVLAQAIYREGVKLVSAGHNPMEIKRGIDKAVEAAVASLKELSKPIKDHKEIAQVGTISANSDATIGNILAEAMEKVGKEGVITVEEAKSMETTLETVEGMQFDRGYLSPYFISDPDRMEAVIEDGLILIYDKKISNMRDLLPVLEPVAKQGRPLLIISEDVEGEALATLVVNKLRGTLNIAAVKAPGFGDRRKAMLEDIAVLTGGTVISEDMGHKLENATLDMLGTAKRIVVDKDNTTIIDGAGDEAAIAARVKAIRVQIEETTSDYDREKLQERLAKLVGGVAVVKVGAATETEMKEKKARVEDALHATRAAVEEGIVPGGGVALIRAIAAVEKLELEGEQKFGVNIVKRALEEPLRQIAANAGLEGSIVVNEVLKKGGAYGLNAATDEYCDMIEAGIIDPTKVTRSALQNAASVAGLMLTTEAAIADAPRKEEGMPAMPGGMGGMGGMGGMM; encoded by the coding sequence ATGGCAGCCAAAGAAATCAAGTTTTCCCAGGACGCCCGCAACAGCATCCTCAAAGGGGTCAACCTGCTGGCCGAAGCGGTCAAGGCCACCCTCGGTCCCAAGGGCCGTAACGTCGTCATCGACAAGTCTTTCGGCGCCCCCCTGATCACCAAGGACGGCGTTACCGTCGCCAAGGAGATCGAACTGGAGGACCGTTTCGAGAATATGGGCGCTCAGCTGGTCAAGGAAGTCGCTTCCAAGACCTCGGACGTCGCCGGCGACGGCACCACCACCGCCACTGTTCTCGCCCAGGCCATCTACCGTGAAGGTGTCAAGCTGGTTTCCGCCGGGCACAACCCGATGGAGATCAAGCGCGGCATCGACAAGGCTGTGGAAGCGGCCGTGGCCAGCCTGAAAGAGCTCTCGAAGCCGATCAAGGACCACAAGGAAATCGCCCAGGTCGGCACCATCTCGGCCAACAGCGACGCCACCATCGGTAACATCCTCGCCGAGGCCATGGAGAAGGTCGGCAAGGAAGGGGTCATCACCGTCGAGGAAGCCAAGTCGATGGAAACCACCCTGGAGACCGTCGAAGGGATGCAGTTCGACCGTGGCTACCTCTCCCCCTACTTCATCTCCGACCCGGACCGTATGGAAGCCGTCATCGAAGACGGCCTGATCCTCATCTATGACAAGAAGATCAGCAATATGCGCGATCTGCTGCCGGTTCTTGAGCCGGTTGCCAAACAGGGCCGTCCGCTGCTGATCATTTCCGAGGACGTCGAAGGCGAAGCCCTGGCCACCCTGGTGGTCAACAAGCTGCGCGGCACCCTCAATATCGCCGCCGTCAAGGCCCCCGGCTTCGGCGACCGCCGCAAGGCCATGCTCGAAGACATCGCTGTCCTTACCGGCGGCACCGTGATCTCCGAGGACATGGGCCACAAGCTGGAGAACGCCACCCTCGACATGCTCGGCACCGCCAAGCGCATTGTCGTCGATAAGGACAACACCACCATCATCGACGGCGCCGGCGACGAAGCCGCTATCGCCGCTCGGGTCAAGGCGATCCGCGTTCAGATCGAGGAAACCACCAGCGACTACGACCGTGAGAAGCTCCAGGAGCGTCTCGCCAAGCTGGTCGGCGGGGTTGCCGTGGTCAAGGTTGGCGCTGCCACCGAAACCGAAATGAAAGAGAAGAAAGCCCGCGTCGAAGACGCCCTGCACGCTACCCGTGCGGCCGTGGAAGAAGGCATCGTCCCTGGTGGCGGCGTCGCTCTGATCCGTGCCATCGCGGCGGTCGAGAAGCTTGAGTTGGAAGGCGAGCAGAAGTTCGGCGTCAACATCGTCAAGCGCGCTCTTGAAGAGCCGCTGCGCCAGATCGCTGCTAACGCCGGTCTGGAAGGCTCCATCGTCGTCAACGAAGTCCTGAAGAAGGGCGGCGCCTACGGCCTTAACGCCGCCACCGACGAATACTGCGACATGATCGAGGCGGGCATCATCGACCCGACCAAGGTCACCCGCAGCGCCCTGCAGAATGCCGCTTCCGTGGCCGGTCTGATGTTGACCACCGAAGCCGCCATCGCCGACGCGCCCAGGAAGGAAGAAGGCATGCCCGCCATGCCCGGCGGCATGGGCGGCATGGGTGGCATGGGCGGCATGATGTGA
- the groES gene encoding co-chaperone GroES yields the protein MNIRPLQDRLIVKRIEEETKTAGGLIIPDTAKEKPQMGEIVAAGNGKKTDDGKVLPLDVKVGDKVLFGKYAGTEIKVEGKEYLMMREEDILGVVEK from the coding sequence ATGAACATCAGACCGCTTCAAGATCGTCTCATCGTCAAGCGCATCGAAGAGGAAACCAAAACCGCCGGGGGCCTGATTATCCCCGACACCGCCAAGGAAAAGCCGCAGATGGGTGAAATCGTCGCCGCTGGCAACGGCAAGAAGACCGATGACGGCAAGGTTCTGCCCCTGGATGTGAAGGTTGGCGACAAGGTGCTCTTCGGCAAATATGCCGGCACCGAAATCAAGGTCGAAGGGAAGGAATATCTGATGATGCGCGAGGAAGATATCCTCGGCGTCGTCGAGAAGTAA
- a CDS encoding pyridoxal-phosphate-dependent aminotransferase family protein, which yields MDKKLYIPGPVQVAADVYQAMCAPMIGHRSKDYATLQHEVTTGLKRLLNTENPVFLSTSSAFGVMEGAVRNLVGKRCANFGNGAFSTKWHDVTRRCGLEADLFTAEWGQPITPEMVEKALSSGKYDAMTLVHNETSTGVLSPLEEIAEVMKKYPEVSFIVDTVSSMSAVKIDVGALGTDVCLAGVQKAFGLPPGLAVFAVSPKALEKAKTIPNRGYYFDFEEFAANDLKDNTPSTPALSLVYALAHQLRKFFAEGLENRYERHRRMAEATRQWVLDQGFGLFAAEGYRSLTLTAGANDGRIDLEKLKKLAGERGYAIDNGYGKIKNQTFRIPHMADMAQADLDELFRLLEELLPQVRS from the coding sequence ATGGACAAGAAACTCTACATTCCCGGCCCGGTGCAGGTCGCCGCCGATGTTTACCAGGCCATGTGCGCGCCGATGATCGGCCACCGCAGCAAAGACTACGCCACCCTCCAGCACGAGGTCACGACCGGTCTGAAGCGCCTGCTGAATACGGAAAACCCCGTCTTTCTCTCCACCTCAAGCGCCTTCGGGGTCATGGAAGGGGCGGTGCGCAACCTGGTGGGCAAGCGCTGCGCCAACTTCGGCAACGGCGCCTTCAGCACCAAGTGGCACGATGTTACCCGGCGCTGCGGCCTGGAGGCCGACCTTTTCACCGCCGAGTGGGGCCAGCCGATCACCCCGGAGATGGTCGAGAAGGCCCTTTCCTCCGGCAAGTACGACGCCATGACCCTGGTCCACAACGAGACCTCTACCGGCGTCCTCTCCCCCCTGGAGGAGATCGCCGAGGTGATGAAAAAATATCCCGAGGTCTCTTTCATCGTCGACACCGTCTCCTCCATGAGCGCGGTGAAGATCGACGTCGGCGCTCTCGGTACCGATGTCTGCCTGGCCGGGGTGCAGAAAGCCTTCGGCCTGCCGCCGGGATTGGCGGTCTTCGCCGTCTCGCCGAAAGCCCTGGAGAAGGCCAAGACCATTCCCAATCGTGGCTATTACTTCGATTTCGAGGAATTCGCCGCTAACGACCTGAAAGACAACACCCCGAGCACCCCGGCCCTGAGCCTGGTCTACGCCCTCGCCCACCAGTTGCGCAAGTTCTTCGCCGAAGGACTGGAGAACCGTTACGAACGCCATCGCCGCATGGCCGAAGCGACCCGCCAATGGGTGCTCGATCAGGGTTTCGGCCTCTTCGCCGCCGAGGGCTACCGCAGCCTGACCCTCACCGCCGGCGCCAACGACGGCCGCATCGATCTGGAAAAGCTCAAGAAGCTGGCCGGCGAGCGCGGCTATGCCATCGACAACGGCTATGGCAAGATCAAGAACCAGACCTTCCGCATTCCGCACATGGCCGACATGGCCCAGGCCGACCTCGACGAACTCTTCCGCCTGCTCGAAGAGCTTCTGCCCCAGGTGCGTTCCTGA
- a CDS encoding sensor histidine kinase, with product MRLRSVLILSYVFMAILAGLIGAIGIRATQTIHHEFEFVRNDLLPVSDVLDDLRRAGMNISASAADFGLIMLADPERPAALDAPRKRLTRASFTFVEALLRYEKMVRTLFPEEESFLAEVRTRGSRLQSSTLALMDIIHAGAGGKELLDAFHRLQEREAQFHIAIEKALEHEKWELVETKDQVNDIIHDGIQTTIAATVAGIALALAVGVALFGRLSRPLAELRDTAERFGRGELSARAIIRRDDEIGLLAHSFNGMADDLDQSRRRLLDSKRHLDDIIRSVPDGLLVTDRQKRVSLMNPAARRLLNQPEEALLGQPLWTALRSLGRLVNEESRDLQEGVELEVTTGERGSGRRLAITSTPLAADGDRPGETLVILRDITAERQIARMKTQFISTAAHELSTPLTSILGYANLLHDEHTYGDFSDEQKRAFIAEVHDNAEYLYELTNKLLDLDRMENGQAIPLNREAVDLAALIDKSTRRYRQLFPDRSIDIRRREDFPATCLCDPLRIGQVLGNLISNAIKYSPSGKPIRLLLSGEAGGARIEIEDEGRGMSSEEQARAFDPFYRADDSNTAPRGTGLGLCIVKNIIQAHGGRVWIESALGRGSRIGFFLPAS from the coding sequence ATGCGCCTGCGCAGCGTCCTGATCCTCAGCTACGTCTTCATGGCGATCCTCGCCGGCCTGATCGGCGCCATCGGCATCCGCGCCACCCAAACCATCCACCACGAATTCGAATTCGTGCGCAACGACCTCTTGCCCGTCAGCGATGTCCTGGATGACCTGCGCCGGGCGGGGATGAACATCTCGGCGTCGGCGGCAGACTTCGGCCTGATCATGCTCGCCGATCCGGAAAGACCCGCCGCCCTCGATGCGCCGCGCAAAAGACTGACCCGCGCCAGTTTCACCTTTGTCGAAGCCCTGCTGCGCTACGAAAAGATGGTGCGCACCCTCTTTCCCGAAGAGGAGTCCTTTCTCGCCGAGGTGCGTACCCGGGGGAGCCGGCTGCAAAGCTCGACCCTGGCACTGATGGACATCATCCATGCCGGCGCCGGCGGGAAGGAGCTGCTCGATGCCTTTCACCGCCTGCAGGAACGGGAAGCCCAGTTCCATATCGCCATCGAAAAGGCCCTCGAACACGAAAAATGGGAACTGGTTGAGACCAAGGATCAGGTCAACGACATCATCCATGACGGAATCCAGACCACGATCGCCGCAACGGTGGCCGGCATCGCCCTCGCCCTGGCGGTGGGCGTCGCCCTCTTCGGTCGGCTGAGTCGCCCCCTGGCGGAGCTACGCGACACGGCGGAGCGTTTCGGCCGGGGAGAACTCTCGGCGCGGGCGATCATCCGCCGCGACGACGAAATCGGCCTCCTCGCTCACTCCTTCAACGGCATGGCCGACGACCTCGATCAATCGCGCCGGCGCCTGCTCGACAGCAAGCGCCATCTCGACGACATCATCCGTTCCGTCCCCGACGGGCTGCTGGTCACCGATCGGCAGAAGCGGGTCAGCCTGATGAATCCGGCGGCCCGGCGGCTACTCAATCAGCCGGAAGAAGCGCTGCTGGGGCAACCGCTCTGGACGGCTCTTCGATCCCTGGGGCGACTGGTGAACGAAGAAAGCAGAGACCTCCAGGAGGGGGTTGAACTGGAGGTCACCACCGGCGAAAGGGGGAGCGGTCGCCGCCTGGCGATCACCAGTACTCCCTTGGCCGCCGACGGCGACCGCCCGGGCGAGACCCTGGTCATCCTCCGAGACATCACCGCCGAACGCCAGATCGCCCGGATGAAGACCCAGTTCATCTCCACCGCCGCCCACGAACTGAGCACGCCGTTGACCTCGATTCTCGGTTACGCCAACCTGCTGCACGACGAACACACGTATGGCGACTTCAGTGACGAGCAGAAACGGGCCTTCATCGCCGAAGTCCACGACAACGCCGAGTACCTCTACGAGCTGACCAACAAGCTGCTCGATCTCGACCGCATGGAAAACGGTCAGGCGATTCCCCTCAACCGCGAGGCCGTCGACCTCGCCGCCCTGATCGACAAGAGCACGCGCCGCTACCGCCAGCTCTTCCCCGACCGTTCCATCGACATCCGCCGGAGGGAGGACTTTCCCGCCACCTGCCTCTGTGATCCGTTGCGCATCGGCCAGGTGCTGGGCAATCTGATCAGCAACGCCATCAAATATTCACCGTCTGGAAAACCGATCCGCCTGCTTCTTTCCGGCGAAGCCGGCGGCGCCCGCATCGAGATAGAAGATGAAGGCCGGGGGATGAGCAGCGAGGAGCAGGCTCGCGCCTTCGACCCCTTCTACCGCGCCGACGACTCGAACACCGCGCCCCGCGGCACCGGCCTTGGTCTGTGCATCGTCAAGAATATAATTCAAGCCCACGGCGGCCGGGTCTGGATCGAAAGCGCCCTCGGCCGGGGCAGCCGCATCGGCTTCTTCCTCCCCGCAAGCTGA
- a CDS encoding glycogen/starch/alpha-glucan phosphorylase: MDKPLDPNTLRDSLTELPPLGMDIFDLVEDFRHYYTYTLGRDRHCRSPHYAYQALVLTLRDRLMERWKSTRYAYEAEGCRQAFYLSLEFLMGRALGNAMLNLDLDENTALAMQCLGQDLETLSANEHDAGLGNGGLGRLAACFLDSCATLQLPVMGYGIRYEYGMFRQNIVNGHQSEEPDHWLRDGNPWELARPEYTMRIHFGGRTEFYRSATGVLRARWVDTNDVLAIPYDIPVPGYHNGTVNTLRLWKAAATDEFDLGEFNSGLYPESVSDKNAAENITMVLYPNDSSENGKDLRLRQQYFLASASLQDVLQRWTGQKGGDFTDFAAKNCFQLNDTHPSCAVPELMRLLMDVHGLGWDEAWNITSQTMAYTNHTLLPEALERWPVSLFKRLLPRLLDIIYEINGRFLVEVSRRWPGDHERQRRMSLIEEGPQPQVRMAYLAIVGSFSVNGVAELHSRLLQQGLFSDFYELWPEKFNNKTNGVTPRRWLAWCNPELAQLITETLGGNAWVTDLQLLSRLALSADDPAFCARWRQVKQDNKARLASLVQTRCGVEFNIEALFDVQVKRIHEYKRQLLNILHVIHLYDRLKRGDDDNWTPRCVLIGGKAAPGYFLAKRIIKLINNVAEVVNNDPAVGDRLKVAFIPNYGVSLMEIIAPGTDLSEQISTAGKEASGTGNMKFMMNGALTIGTLDGANIEIREEVGDENFFLFGLTAEEVEALRGHYDPHAIIEADEDLARVMRLLESGHFNQFEPEIFDPLTRAIRNPHDPWLVAADFRGYLEAQKLVDIAYQDQENWVRMSILNAACSGKFSTDRTMQDYNRDIWKLEPTPPVPMV; this comes from the coding sequence ATGGATAAACCGCTGGATCCCAATACCCTGCGCGACAGCCTCACCGAACTCCCCCCTCTGGGCATGGACATTTTCGATCTGGTCGAGGATTTTCGCCACTATTACACCTACACCCTGGGGCGCGACCGTCATTGCCGCTCCCCCCATTATGCCTATCAGGCTCTGGTGCTGACCCTGCGTGACCGCCTGATGGAGCGCTGGAAGAGCACCCGCTACGCCTATGAGGCCGAAGGTTGCCGCCAGGCCTTCTATCTCTCCCTCGAATTTCTCATGGGCCGAGCTTTGGGCAACGCTATGCTCAATCTCGATCTCGACGAAAATACGGCGCTGGCCATGCAGTGTCTCGGCCAGGATCTGGAAACGCTGAGCGCCAACGAGCACGACGCCGGCCTCGGCAATGGCGGTCTCGGGCGGCTGGCGGCCTGCTTCCTCGACAGCTGTGCGACCTTGCAGTTACCGGTGATGGGCTACGGCATCCGCTACGAGTACGGCATGTTCCGCCAGAACATCGTCAACGGCCACCAGTCCGAGGAGCCCGATCACTGGTTGCGGGACGGCAACCCCTGGGAGCTGGCGCGGCCCGAGTACACCATGCGCATCCATTTCGGCGGGCGTACCGAGTTCTATCGCAGCGCCACCGGCGTGTTGCGGGCGCGCTGGGTCGACACCAACGACGTGCTGGCGATTCCCTACGACATTCCGGTCCCCGGCTACCACAACGGTACGGTCAACACCTTGCGGCTGTGGAAGGCCGCCGCCACCGACGAATTCGATCTCGGCGAGTTCAACTCGGGACTCTATCCCGAATCGGTATCGGACAAGAACGCCGCCGAGAACATCACCATGGTCCTCTATCCCAACGACTCGAGTGAAAACGGCAAGGATCTGCGCCTGCGCCAGCAATATTTCCTCGCTTCGGCAAGCCTGCAAGACGTGCTGCAGCGCTGGACCGGACAAAAGGGAGGGGATTTTACCGACTTCGCGGCCAAGAACTGCTTTCAGCTCAACGACACCCATCCGAGTTGCGCCGTCCCCGAACTCATGCGCCTGCTCATGGATGTCCACGGGCTCGGCTGGGACGAGGCCTGGAACATCACCAGTCAGACCATGGCCTACACCAACCATACCCTGCTCCCCGAGGCTCTCGAGCGCTGGCCGGTCTCCCTTTTCAAGCGACTTCTGCCGCGCCTGCTCGACATCATCTACGAAATCAATGGCCGCTTCCTGGTGGAAGTTTCCCGCCGCTGGCCGGGGGATCACGAGCGTCAGCGGCGCATGTCGCTCATCGAGGAAGGCCCCCAGCCGCAGGTGCGCATGGCCTATCTCGCCATCGTCGGCAGCTTCTCGGTGAATGGCGTCGCCGAGCTTCATTCGCGGCTGTTGCAGCAGGGGCTCTTCAGTGACTTCTATGAGCTCTGGCCGGAGAAGTTCAACAACAAGACGAACGGGGTCACCCCCCGCCGCTGGCTCGCCTGGTGCAATCCCGAGCTGGCCCAGTTGATTACCGAAACCCTCGGCGGCAACGCTTGGGTCACCGACCTGCAACTTCTCTCCCGGCTCGCTCTTTCGGCGGACGATCCCGCCTTTTGCGCTCGCTGGCGGCAGGTCAAGCAGGACAACAAGGCGCGTCTGGCGAGCCTGGTGCAGACCCGCTGCGGCGTTGAATTCAATATCGAGGCGCTCTTCGATGTCCAGGTCAAGCGCATTCACGAATACAAGCGGCAGTTGCTCAATATCCTCCACGTCATCCATCTCTACGACCGCCTCAAGCGCGGCGACGACGACAACTGGACCCCCCGTTGCGTCCTCATCGGCGGCAAGGCCGCGCCCGGCTACTTTTTGGCCAAGCGCATCATCAAGCTGATCAATAACGTCGCCGAGGTGGTCAACAACGATCCGGCTGTGGGGGATCGGCTCAAGGTGGCCTTCATCCCCAACTACGGCGTATCGCTGATGGAGATCATCGCCCCCGGCACCGACCTCTCGGAGCAGATCTCCACGGCCGGGAAGGAAGCCTCGGGGACCGGCAATATGAAGTTCATGATGAACGGGGCGCTGACCATCGGCACCCTGGACGGCGCCAACATCGAGATTCGCGAGGAGGTCGGTGACGAGAACTTCTTCCTCTTCGGCCTGACCGCCGAAGAAGTGGAGGCGCTGCGCGGGCATTATGATCCCCACGCCATTATCGAGGCCGACGAGGATCTGGCGCGGGTCATGCGCCTGCTGGAGAGCGGGCATTTCAACCAGTTCGAGCCGGAGATCTTCGACCCCCTGACCCGGGCGATTCGCAATCCCCATGATCCCTGGCTGGTCGCCGCCGATTTCCGCGGTTATCTCGAGGCCCAGAAACTGGTCGATATCGCTTATCAGGATCAGGAAAACTGGGTGCGCATGAGTATCCTCAACGCCGCGTGCAGCGGCAAGTTTTCCACCGACCGCACCATGCAGGATTACAACCGCGACATTTGGAAGCTGGAGCCGACTCCGCCGGTGCCGATGGTGTGA